In Streptomyces sp. ML-6, the genomic stretch TTCCGGGTGGACGATGCGCCCTTCTTGTGTGCCATGTCTCCTCAGTCCCTTACTTCGCAGCCGCGGGGATGCCGGTGACCTTGATCGCCGTGTACTGCTGACGGTGACCCTGGCGACGGCGGTAGCCGGTCTTGTTCTTGTAGCGAAGGATGTCGATCTTCGCGCCCTTGTGGTGGTCCACGACCTCGGCCTGGACCTTGATGCCGGCCAGAACCCACGGGTCGCTGGTCACGGCGTCGCCGTCGACCACGAGCAGGGTCGAGAGCTCGACCGTGTCGCCAACCTTGGCAGTGGAAATCTTGTCAACCTCAACGATGTCACCGACAGCAAC encodes the following:
- the rplU gene encoding 50S ribosomal protein L21 yields the protein MYAIVRSGGRQHKVAVGDIVEVDKISTAKVGDTVELSTLLVVDGDAVTSDPWVLAGIKVQAEVVDHHKGAKIDILRYKNKTGYRRRQGHRQQYTAIKVTGIPAAAK